The following is a genomic window from Pirellulales bacterium.
TGACCAGCGTGAGAACGTTTTGTGTCCACTTGCCAGTGACCACACCCAGCAGGTTGACGCCGGTCAACAGAGCCACGACCCCGCCCGCGTATAACACCGGCGACATCCGGCCCAGCGGCACGATGTGTTCGGCGTATTGTGCGAACACAAAAGCCAGCGAGCCGATCGCTCCCGGCCGCACCAGCCACAACTCGCACCAGGCAAAGAGGAAGCCGACCGGCCGGCCGTAAGCCCGTGAGAGATAGACATAGTCGCCACCGTCGGCCGGCAAAGCCGTCGCCAACTCCGCGTAGCACAGCGAGCCGACCAAGGCGAACAGGCCGCCCAACAGCCAGACGGCCAGAAACGAAAGCGTGTCGGGCACGCTGGCGGCGATTTGCGGCGCGGTGACGTAGACGCTGGAACCGATGATGATGCCCACGATGATCGACGTGGTGTCGAACAGCGTAAGCTGGCGCCGAGGTGCGGCGGGCGAAGCGTCATCGGCCATGTCGGCGCCTGCCTTATTCCTGCTGGCGAAAACACCGGTGGAAGGCGACCATCGTCTGCCGCGCCGCCGAGTGCGAATCGGGCCAGGGCAGTGCCTCGGCCGAGGCATACCCTTCGTAGCCGATTTCGGCCAGCGCCGCGGAGATCGGTGCGAAGTCGATGTGCCCCAGTCCGGCCGGCCGGCGATTGGAATCGACGAAGTGGACATGCCCGATATGGCGGCCGCCGCGGCGAATCGCTGCCGGCAAATCGGCCTCTTCGATGTTCATGTGGAACAGGTCGGCCAGCAGCACGACGTTCTTGGTCGAGAGGCGTTCGAGCAACCGCACGCCGGCCTCGACCGTGTTGGCCACGTTCGTTTCGTAGCGATTCAGTGGCTCGTAGATCAGTGGCACCTGGTACTGCTTGGCATGTTCGCCCAAGGCATCGAGCGCCTCGCTCAGGTAGCCGGTGGCCGTGGCATGATCGACGGCGTCGCCGCTACGGCCTTGCATCGAGCCGATGATGGCCGGCGCGCCAAGCGGGCCGGCAAAGTCGATGATCGAACGGATGAAGGCCTGGGCCTTGTGACGCAAGGCGGCGTCGGACAAAGTCAGGTGCAATCGCCCTTTGACCCAGCCGGCGCCGGTGCCCACCGCCGCCAATGAGAGATCGTGATCCCTGAGCAACGTCCGCAGTTGATGGGGGGCGACCGCATCGGCGGCCGGCGGAAAGACTTCGATCGCATCGAAGCCCAATTCGTGTGCCGTTCGGCACGCCGCCGGCAGATCGTCCCAAAAAACGAACGGCCCGCCGCGCGCTTCCGGCACCAGGCTCACCGTAACGCTCGATTTAATCATTGATATTCACCATAAGCTGTAGGGTGGGGCAAGCTCGCTTGCCCCACCCTACGACAGGAACAGCGGCTTGAGGTGCCGCTCGTAGAGATTCTCCGTCACGTTCTTGGCAATCGTCGGCTCGCAGGCATCGAGCATGCTCAGATAGCGATCGCCCATTTGCGCGGCGATCTTGTAGCCGACGTGGATCAACTGCCGCAAGTGAGGATTGAACTCCCGGCAGGCCGGGTCGTGCCGCAGCGCCGCGACGTATTGCTGCGCGCTCCAGCCGTGCATGGCTTGCGGCGAAGGGAGCTTGGCCGGATCGATGTCGATCACCGCCGCGTAGGGCCCGCACAGGGCGTCACGCTTCTCGAACGCCTTGGAATAGATTTCCTTGGCCACGGCCAGCCCTTCGCCGCCCGCTTCGGCCAGCCCGATGACCTCTTCCAGCCAGGTGGTGCCGGCGGTCTTGATGTGCAACCCGGCCCCGCTGCGGGCCAGCGACCGGCGAATGGGAGCGTAGAGCGAAAACTTGTCGCTGCCCGAATGAACGCTGAGCTTCAAACTTGGCGGCAGACCAAACTTGCGGACCGCCAGCGCGATCACCGCCAGGTCTTGCTGGAACTCCTTCTCGAACTGCCGCAAATCGCCCACGTAATCGACGCCCTTGTTGAACCGACCCGTGAACTTGGGCGCGATGGTTTGCAGCGGGATGTTTTCGTCGGCCAGCGCGGCCAGGATGATCAGCAGTTCGGGCGGCGTTTGCGGGCTGTCGGTTTCGTCCATCGAAACCTCGGTGATAAACCGGCCCTCGCCCTTCGCCTGGGCGATGTGCCGGTAGATGGCGCCCGCGTCTTCCACGGCCCGCAGATACTTGGACGCCACTCGTTCGACCTCGGCCTTCGCCGCGTTCATCGGCTCGTCGATGCCGGCTATCTCCAACTTGCCGACCAGGTCGCGGTGCCGATCGACGAACGCGGCCACGCGCTCAGCCGCCGCCGGTTTGCCGATCGAATCGGCCACGTCGATGGTGTAGAAGTCGGACGAATCCAGAAAGCCGTCGACCGTTTCCAGGCGGATGTGGTCGGCATCGACGTGATAGGGCTTGTTCCAGCCCAGCTCGCGGACCGCGGCCTCGGCCGCCTCGCGCACGCTGCCGGGCTGCGAGCCGACGATCGAATGTTCTCGATACGACTTGTTCCACACCGGCACGACGTCCGCGCCGCGTTCGGCGGCAAGCTGGCAGGCCCGCAACTGGGCCTTGGCCTGATGCGCGAAGCGATCGCCGACGCCGAAGGAGAATTTCGAGAGAGTGAGCATGATCGGAGGGTTCAGGGTTCAGTCCACGTCGCACAATCTATCGGGCAGGCGTGAGGGGTGCAATAATCAAAGGCGTTGGGCGATAGGCGGCGACCAGCAACCATTGCCTCCGAACGTATCGCCAGCGCGATTCGACTCCGCCATGGGATATCCTCCTGTGAAAGTTGAAACCGGTCAGTGCCTTACTGACGGTGCCCTGGCTTCAATCCACGGCCAGAGCCGTCGCCTTGTGAGAAATGGGCCGGCGGGCACGCAAACGTGCCCTTGAGAGTAGCCTTTGAATGGAGGATGTCAACTACCTGCGCCCCGCTTTTTTTACGGCCTCCTGCGCGAATCGTCCGCCGTCGTTCTCGCCGTGAAGCCGTTGTGGCAATCATGGAGAAACCCCGTCCGTACGCTGGCGCCCCGCTGGCCGCAACCAGGAAACCAATATCGAACAATTGGACCCGTCCCGGAACTGTCCCGCTTGTTTGCTCCGCGATTGGGGTATCGTCGCACGCTCAGGTTCTCCGACTCGGCAGTGTCCGTAGCGTCTCGCCCATGCCGATGCCCTTGGTATGGCCGTCCCCTTGATAAGGCAAGGTCGGCGGACGGAAGTGGTGATTTCGGTGCTCAATGGCTGGGCTGCTGCACCCTCCACGCGGACGCTCAGAGCGGCAGGCGATAGCGCGAGTCATATTCATCGCTGGACGTGTGGTTGAGCGGATCGGTAGTCGAGAGCAGCTCGCCGCCGTGCCCGTAGGCGAATGTCGTCGTGGGGTCCAGGTTGGTCTTCGACCGAGGCGGGCCGGCAGGGGCGAGGCGATCGCCTGGTCGCAGCCCCTAGACGTTCGCTGGGGGCCCGGCGTGGTGGCAGCCGATGCCAGGCATCGGGTCTCGGGCGCCGCACTCAATCACCGTCCGGATTTCATCGGCCGACATCCCCCGTTCGATCATTTCTTCCTTCAACGCCATTTCGCGGCCCTGCCTCCAACACTTCGCCAGGGTGCCCCCAACGATCGCCGTAATTCCGCAAATCAAACCGCCCGCAACGGCCACGAGGGCGATCGTTTCACCAGATTCGAACTTCGATAGAATATCCATCATCGGCAACACCTTTTCTTTGAAAAACGCGGGGCAGCAGGGTTATTCGCTCGTCGGCCTCGATTATTGACTACGCGCCGAGGACGCTTCAATAGCGGGCGGAGAGAGGAAGAGACGGAGAGACGGAGAGCTGAGCCACGAACTGTCGGAGCTGACGCCGCGCCGTTACCACATAACGCACGCCATCCAGGCCTTCCGTCGCGCACATTTTCACTTTTGCCAGACCGGGCATAAGCTGCTTTTCACTTCGCCCTCTGGGGCCGATCCGTCGGGAAGTTCGCAAGTGCAAGTGCAGCAACAGGTTGTGGCAAACCAGCGGTAAAGCTTCGCCGAACCCGTTTTCATCGGGCAGTCGCGCGCATGAGGATCTCAACCTCAATCGAGGTTTTTGTGGGGACGAAGGATCGCCGAGAGATCGTGCGAACGGCCGACTACGAGGTATTGTGTGGATCGATGCTCAGCTCCCGGCGCTTTGCTTCGCTGAGATTCCAGGGCAGAAAG
Proteins encoded in this region:
- a CDS encoding tagaturonate epimerase family protein gives rise to the protein MLTLSKFSFGVGDRFAHQAKAQLRACQLAAERGADVVPVWNKSYREHSIVGSQPGSVREAAEAAVRELGWNKPYHVDADHIRLETVDGFLDSSDFYTIDVADSIGKPAAAERVAAFVDRHRDLVGKLEIAGIDEPMNAAKAEVERVASKYLRAVEDAGAIYRHIAQAKGEGRFITEVSMDETDSPQTPPELLIILAALADENIPLQTIAPKFTGRFNKGVDYVGDLRQFEKEFQQDLAVIALAVRKFGLPPSLKLSVHSGSDKFSLYAPIRRSLARSGAGLHIKTAGTTWLEEVIGLAEAGGEGLAVAKEIYSKAFEKRDALCGPYAAVIDIDPAKLPSPQAMHGWSAQQYVAALRHDPACREFNPHLRQLIHVGYKIAAQMGDRYLSMLDACEPTIAKNVTENLYERHLKPLFLS
- a CDS encoding sugar phosphate isomerase/epimerase family protein, giving the protein MIKSSVTVSLVPEARGGPFVFWDDLPAACRTAHELGFDAIEVFPPAADAVAPHQLRTLLRDHDLSLAAVGTGAGWVKGRLHLTLSDAALRHKAQAFIRSIIDFAGPLGAPAIIGSMQGRSGDAVDHATATGYLSEALDALGEHAKQYQVPLIYEPLNRYETNVANTVEAGVRLLERLSTKNVVLLADLFHMNIEEADLPAAIRRGGRHIGHVHFVDSNRRPAGLGHIDFAPISAALAEIGYEGYASAEALPWPDSHSAARQTMVAFHRCFRQQE